Proteins encoded in a region of the Candidatus Zixiibacteriota bacterium genome:
- the ccsA gene encoding cytochrome c biogenesis protein CcsA, with product MEILGKSAIWLATFGVAVAIIFNWLGERWVGQARLAFRAGAIAIVSALSLLLLLILTHRFEFMYVRNYSSTDLPLYYLIATLWGGQEGTLLLWIFYVSLLGLLLMRTARQFERVSVSVVGLFILSVLVILLKRSPFATSAAAPAEGAGLNPLLQDFWMTIHPPIMFLGFALVVFPFALAIAGWVRGEYKAWAPHAWTWLLGAWCTLATALVMGGYWAYKVLGWGGYWAWDPVENSSLIPWLFATGGIHSLVMFKKKNSLGRSAYLFSILPFLAVLYGSFLTRSGVLGDFSVHSFLDLGINSYLIASLGVFLTLGFGVLAWRGRHVRSTVAYGSMATVDFCVSVAVLSLLVAGALVLIGMSTPLWTRLFGPPSNVTLRYYFLATTPIALILLLSLSIFPFMKWIKPSKPFISPQAAYPYSFAMIVGAVAIILGVTEPLYLALLILGALAAASNTWLIVERWRQVRRIPGAYVAHVGLALIIVGAAVSTAYETKEQVPLPLGQPVETFGWVFTYQGKDLDVADGKTPFHILVEEPGTDNAYIASPRQFELPYGKGVMRKPAVKKFWGHDLYISPMDEVGGEGAGEVATATRGQTQSVGGFDITFLGFEMGEHGEGAMTHVSCPFEIVGDMVTDTIVPAIVADVSGSMSEVPAIFGNGRYALAVERIDATNAAVQLRFVDRENPHVEPPVFWVEIAEKPLINLFWAGTTIMVFGGLLALRKRARQLDEPPTATAASTPPKVARSAAQTYRPAVVPRQ from the coding sequence ATGGAAATACTCGGGAAGAGCGCAATCTGGCTGGCAACGTTCGGCGTCGCCGTCGCCATCATCTTCAACTGGCTCGGTGAGCGCTGGGTCGGCCAGGCGCGGTTGGCGTTTCGCGCCGGGGCGATCGCCATCGTCTCGGCCCTGTCGCTGCTGTTGCTGCTCATCCTCACACACCGATTCGAGTTCATGTATGTGCGAAACTACTCGTCGACCGATCTTCCGTTGTACTACCTGATTGCCACACTCTGGGGGGGACAGGAGGGCACGCTCCTACTGTGGATCTTCTATGTGTCCCTGTTGGGACTGCTGCTCATGCGCACGGCGCGACAGTTCGAGCGCGTCTCGGTCTCGGTCGTGGGGCTGTTTATCCTCTCGGTTCTGGTCATCCTGCTTAAACGCAGTCCGTTTGCCACCAGTGCAGCCGCTCCCGCCGAGGGGGCCGGCCTCAATCCGTTATTGCAGGACTTTTGGATGACGATTCACCCCCCGATCATGTTCCTGGGATTCGCGCTGGTTGTGTTTCCGTTCGCACTCGCCATCGCCGGCTGGGTGCGCGGAGAATACAAAGCATGGGCGCCGCACGCGTGGACCTGGCTACTGGGCGCCTGGTGCACACTCGCCACGGCGTTGGTCATGGGTGGTTACTGGGCCTACAAAGTTTTGGGATGGGGCGGTTACTGGGCATGGGACCCGGTCGAAAACTCCTCGCTGATCCCGTGGTTGTTTGCCACCGGCGGAATCCATTCGCTGGTGATGTTCAAGAAGAAGAACTCGCTGGGACGTTCGGCCTACCTGTTTTCCATCCTGCCGTTCCTTGCAGTGCTCTATGGCTCATTCCTGACCCGCTCGGGCGTGCTCGGTGACTTTTCAGTCCACTCATTCCTCGATCTGGGGATCAATTCGTATCTCATCGCGTCGCTCGGTGTCTTCCTGACACTTGGATTCGGTGTGCTGGCCTGGCGCGGACGCCACGTGCGTTCGACCGTTGCCTACGGTTCGATGGCCACCGTCGACTTCTGCGTGTCGGTCGCCGTGCTATCGCTATTGGTTGCCGGGGCGCTGGTCCTCATCGGTATGTCGACGCCTCTGTGGACCCGGCTGTTCGGGCCGCCATCGAACGTGACTTTGCGCTACTATTTCCTCGCCACCACTCCGATCGCGTTGATACTGTTGCTGTCGCTTTCCATTTTTCCGTTCATGAAGTGGATCAAGCCGTCGAAGCCGTTCATCTCGCCGCAGGCCGCGTATCCGTATTCGTTCGCGATGATCGTCGGCGCGGTTGCAATTATCCTCGGCGTCACCGAGCCGCTGTACCTGGCGCTGTTAATCCTTGGCGCGCTCGCGGCCGCCTCCAACACCTGGCTCATTGTCGAACGCTGGCGGCAAGTTCGACGCATCCCTGGCGCGTATGTCGCCCACGTCGGCCTTGCTTTGATCATTGTCGGCGCGGCCGTCTCGACCGCGTACGAGACCAAGGAACAGGTGCCGCTGCCTCTGGGTCAGCCGGTGGAGACATTCGGCTGGGTGTTTACCTATCAGGGCAAGGACCTGGATGTCGCCGACGGCAAGACGCCATTTCACATTCTCGTCGAGGAACCCGGCACAGACAACGCGTACATCGCTTCGCCCCGTCAATTTGAGCTGCCGTACGGCAAAGGGGTCATGCGCAAACCCGCTGTCAAGAAGTTCTGGGGTCACGATCTGTATATCTCACCGATGGATGAGGTCGGCGGTGAGGGTGCCGGTGAAGTCGCGACCGCCACACGCGGGCAGACTCAGTCGGTGGGCGGGTTCGACATCACCTTTCTCGGATTCGAAATGGGAGAGCATGGCGAAGGGGCGATGACACACGTCAGTTGTCCCTTCGAGATCGTCGGCGACATGGTCACCGACACGATCGTGCCGGCCATCGTTGCGGATGTCTCCGGCAGCATGTCGGAGGTCCCGGCGATCTTCGGCAACGGGCGCTACGCGCTGGCGGTCGAACGGATCGACGCCACCAATGCCGCCGTGCAACTGCGATTCGTCGATCGCGAGAATCCTCACGTCGAGCCGCCGGTGTTTTGGGTGGAGATCGCCGAGAAACCGCTCATCAATTTGTTCTGGGCGGGCACGACGATCATGGTGTTCGGCGGCTTGCTGGCCCTGCGCAAACGGGCGCGGCAATTGGATGAGCCCCCGACCGCAACAGCCGCTTCAACTCCGCCCAAGGTCGCGCGATCTGCCGCTCAGACGTATCGTCCGGCAGTAGTACCCCGGCAGTAG
- a CDS encoding M1 family metallopeptidase, which yields MSAVRVPARIGRALLMIPLLVSSGDGVAAQDKARLGHQVVPTYQKVSLQLDADRDDFTGTVDIAIEVKEPTRAFTLHSMGPSLVKLVLTAGGKEVPVQYKHLEYGLLEVASDAPLPVGPGRLVIEFMNRYDTTAVSLYKTEVEGQGYLFSQMEADEARKAFPCWDEPAFKIPYQLTLTVPEGHTAVTNTSIVNERVADGWRTYEFAKSKPMPAYLIAIATGTLETVDIPGMSIPGRVITVKGRTHLAGEAIKSTPPILAKLEEYFGMPYPYEKLDLIAVPEFWPGAMENIGAVTYAEGILLLDPATVSLGQRRTQAIVTAHELAHMWFGDMVTMEWWDDLWLNESFASWMETKICHELHPEYDLDVSQVRAGQGAMNTDARPSTRAIRKPVLATDNIMQSADGLTYSKGEAVLSMFEQWLGPEVFRQGIVDYLNANAWGNATAYDLWTSLAKVSGRDIDAAMSTFLDQGGVPLVSATPALDHAVTLTQRRFANYGVEPPDEPLWHIPVTLSYYDGTGVKSVSVLLDQPEMTVPLELEGTLQWVLPNADMDGYYRWEVPPPMLATLAEHSTEWLNTRERVGLLNNLAAQLDAGTISGDQYLRTLNHFADAEEPQVVSALLSGLGKVRNAFVTPEYEDEFAAYVRGTLGPALKRFGLAEQPEENESVTRFRPQLIGWLGDEGEDPKVIAYADSLTRAFMDDPASVSPEIAGVALGLTARHGDQVMFEEFRTRFEQAQAPRERSRYLGLLGNFRDSALVQEALRYCLEGPLRPTEIFTIPFDIGSDDEYEQLIFDWMIEHYDDVTGRIPPHFRSFMPFIAGGCSRERLAVAKEFFADPAHNVPGTDDQMAKVTDQVTDCAGLREREGQAVAAYLTHLATMD from the coding sequence ATGAGCGCTGTTCGTGTACCTGCGCGTATCGGGCGCGCGCTTCTCATGATCCCATTGCTGGTGTCCTCCGGCGACGGCGTCGCCGCGCAGGACAAGGCGCGATTGGGTCACCAGGTCGTCCCCACATACCAGAAGGTATCGCTGCAACTCGACGCCGATCGGGATGACTTCACCGGCACGGTGGACATCGCGATCGAAGTGAAAGAGCCGACCAGGGCCTTCACCCTCCACTCGATGGGCCCTTCCCTCGTCAAGCTGGTCCTGACGGCCGGCGGCAAGGAGGTCCCGGTTCAGTACAAACACCTCGAGTACGGGCTTCTGGAGGTTGCCTCGGATGCTCCATTGCCGGTCGGCCCCGGGAGGCTGGTGATCGAGTTTATGAACCGCTACGACACGACGGCGGTCAGTCTCTATAAGACCGAGGTCGAGGGGCAAGGGTATCTCTTTTCGCAGATGGAGGCCGATGAGGCGCGCAAGGCATTCCCCTGCTGGGATGAACCGGCGTTTAAGATACCCTATCAACTGACGTTGACGGTGCCGGAGGGCCACACGGCGGTGACCAACACGTCGATCGTCAACGAACGTGTCGCGGACGGTTGGCGGACCTACGAATTCGCCAAGTCCAAGCCGATGCCGGCGTATCTGATCGCGATCGCGACGGGCACGCTGGAGACGGTGGACATTCCCGGCATGTCGATTCCGGGACGCGTGATCACCGTCAAGGGTCGCACGCATCTGGCCGGCGAGGCGATCAAGAGCACGCCACCGATCTTAGCCAAGCTCGAAGAATATTTTGGCATGCCGTACCCCTATGAAAAGCTCGATCTGATCGCGGTGCCGGAATTCTGGCCCGGTGCGATGGAGAACATAGGCGCGGTGACCTACGCAGAGGGCATCCTGCTGCTGGACCCGGCGACGGTGTCACTGGGACAGCGCCGTACGCAGGCGATCGTCACGGCGCACGAGTTGGCACACATGTGGTTCGGCGACATGGTGACGATGGAGTGGTGGGACGATCTCTGGCTCAATGAGTCGTTCGCCTCGTGGATGGAGACCAAGATTTGCCATGAGCTGCATCCGGAATACGATTTGGACGTCAGCCAGGTCCGGGCCGGGCAAGGGGCGATGAACACCGACGCGCGTCCGTCGACGCGCGCGATCCGCAAGCCGGTGCTGGCGACCGACAACATCATGCAATCGGCCGACGGGTTGACCTACAGCAAGGGCGAGGCCGTGCTCTCGATGTTTGAGCAGTGGCTCGGTCCGGAAGTTTTCCGTCAAGGCATCGTCGACTACTTAAACGCCAACGCGTGGGGAAACGCGACCGCCTACGACCTATGGACCTCATTGGCCAAGGTATCCGGTCGGGATATCGATGCCGCGATGTCGACATTTTTGGATCAGGGCGGTGTGCCCTTGGTCAGCGCCACCCCGGCGCTCGATCATGCGGTGACGCTCACGCAGCGACGGTTCGCCAACTACGGTGTCGAACCTCCGGATGAACCGTTGTGGCACATTCCGGTGACGCTCAGTTACTACGATGGTACCGGCGTCAAGAGCGTGTCGGTTCTGCTGGATCAGCCGGAGATGACTGTGCCACTGGAGTTGGAAGGCACACTGCAATGGGTGCTGCCGAACGCCGACATGGACGGCTATTACCGCTGGGAGGTTCCCCCGCCGATGCTGGCGACCCTGGCCGAGCACTCCACCGAATGGCTCAACACACGCGAGCGCGTCGGTCTTCTCAACAATCTTGCCGCCCAGTTGGACGCCGGAACGATCAGCGGAGATCAGTACCTGAGAACGCTCAATCATTTCGCCGATGCTGAGGAGCCCCAAGTCGTTTCGGCCCTGTTGTCGGGACTGGGCAAAGTCCGCAACGCCTTCGTCACGCCCGAATACGAAGACGAGTTTGCGGCCTATGTCCGCGGCACATTGGGGCCTGCCCTCAAGCGCTTCGGTCTGGCCGAGCAGCCGGAAGAAAACGAATCCGTCACCCGGTTTCGTCCCCAACTGATCGGCTGGCTGGGCGACGAAGGAGAAGACCCGAAGGTCATCGCATATGCGGATTCGCTGACGCGTGCGTTCATGGATGATCCCGCATCGGTCAGCCCGGAGATCGCCGGCGTGGCGCTCGGATTGACGGCGCGCCACGGCGATCAGGTCATGTTCGAGGAGTTCCGAACGCGTTTCGAACAGGCACAAGCACCGCGCGAACGCAGCCGTTACCTCGGCTTACTCGGCAACTTTCGCGACAGCGCCCTGGTGCAGGAAGCGCTGCGCTATTGTCTGGAGGGGCCGTTGCGTCCAACCGAGATCTTCACGATTCCCTTCGATATCGGATCCGATGATGAATACGAGCAGTTGATCTTTGACTGGATGATCGAGCATTACGACGATGTCACCGGGCGCATCCCGCCGCACTTTCGTTCGTTTATGCCGTTCATCGCCGGGGGCTGTTCGCGCGAACGGCTTGCCGTGGCCAAAGAATTCTTCGCCGACCCGGCGCATAATGTCCCCGGCACCGATGATCAAATGGCCAAGGTCACCGATCAGGTGACCGATTGCGCGGGATTGCGTGAACGCGAAGGCCAAGCGGTCGCGGCGTACTTGACTCACTTGGCGACAATGGATTAG
- a CDS encoding DUF4846 domain-containing protein has protein sequence MSRIVSSLLISVAHLTMTAPVAAETIEDRFAAPEGFGRVAVSDHSFQQRLRSLRLLPDTSPALDWQGNVVFSPAEIGGALEWTLLGSMEQCADIAIRLVADYQMAQGDDISVRSLSGDVIGWNDWLHGRYELNADASSLSYRAASERPATADEYASYLRFVMTYANTASLARDWPTVPDSDLQIGDVLIQPYCSGVGMGHLSVIVDACEDRDGDRRYIFIDGYTPARVPIVRQRTSDTAISVWMTAEAYLQLQSRFGPGEFCRPPVN, from the coding sequence ATGTCCCGAATTGTCTCGTCCCTGCTGATTTCCGTGGCGCATTTGACCATGACAGCGCCCGTGGCAGCAGAGACGATCGAAGATCGCTTCGCTGCCCCGGAGGGGTTTGGACGTGTTGCGGTGAGCGACCATTCGTTTCAACAACGGCTGCGATCACTGAGACTGCTGCCCGACACGTCACCGGCACTGGACTGGCAGGGCAACGTCGTATTCTCGCCGGCCGAGATCGGTGGCGCGCTCGAATGGACATTGCTCGGCTCCATGGAGCAGTGCGCCGACATCGCGATCCGGCTTGTTGCGGATTATCAGATGGCACAGGGGGATGACATCTCTGTTCGGTCCCTGTCGGGCGATGTCATCGGATGGAATGATTGGCTGCACGGCCGCTACGAATTAAACGCCGACGCGAGTTCCCTCAGCTATCGAGCGGCATCAGAACGACCTGCAACGGCCGATGAGTACGCATCGTACCTGCGATTCGTCATGACATACGCCAACACCGCCTCACTCGCCCGCGACTGGCCGACGGTGCCTGATTCCGACCTTCAGATCGGTGATGTCCTGATCCAGCCATACTGCAGCGGAGTCGGCATGGGGCATTTGTCGGTCATCGTGGATGCCTGCGAGGACCGCGACGGGGACAGGCGATACATCTTCATCGACGGCTACACCCCGGCACGCGTTCCGATCGTACGACAGCGGACAAGCGACACGGCCATATCGGTTTGGATGACCGCCGAAGCATATCTTCAGCTACAGTCCCGTTTCGGGCCCGGTGAGTTTTGCCGTCCGCCAGTCAACTGA
- a CDS encoding glycerophosphodiester phosphodiesterase, with translation MTNRPQIIAHRGSSYARRENTMSAFEQAIADGADGIEFDLRLSRDRRWVVHHDKDMAIEGTRRLIAELTANEIQQATRSDNDRVPLLTEFLEWARTRNVALLFDIKDTDGIAELTAEVGQFRFDCPVVFSSFRRPAIQEIASRRPEWRTALIVGDPKLGAARRLLLGPILRWALQNKLTALSMAERWVKPSIVAEIKGRGLDLAIWTVDLPDRIAMLSVLGVDAIITNCPSLGRKIVDGISTRTEVVTPE, from the coding sequence ATGACCAACCGTCCGCAAATCATCGCCCATCGCGGGAGTTCCTATGCCCGGCGTGAGAATACGATGTCCGCGTTCGAGCAGGCGATTGCCGACGGCGCCGACGGCATCGAGTTCGATCTGCGGCTGTCGCGCGACCGGCGTTGGGTCGTGCATCACGACAAGGACATGGCGATTGAGGGCACGCGTCGCCTGATCGCGGAGTTGACCGCCAACGAGATACAACAGGCGACACGCTCGGATAACGACCGGGTCCCGTTGCTGACTGAGTTTCTCGAGTGGGCGCGCACACGAAATGTCGCGCTGCTCTTCGACATCAAGGACACCGACGGCATCGCCGAACTGACCGCCGAAGTCGGTCAGTTTCGCTTCGACTGCCCGGTTGTTTTTTCCTCGTTTCGCCGTCCGGCAATCCAGGAGATCGCATCGCGCCGTCCCGAGTGGCGAACCGCCCTGATCGTCGGCGATCCGAAGCTCGGCGCGGCGCGGCGGCTGCTCCTGGGGCCGATCCTGCGCTGGGCCCTGCAAAACAAACTGACGGCATTGAGCATGGCGGAGCGCTGGGTCAAGCCGAGCATCGTCGCAGAGATCAAGGGCAGGGGATTGGACCTGGCGATCTGGACGGTCGATCTGCCGGACCGCATCGCGATGCTGTCGGTCCTCGGAGTCGATGCCATCATCACCAACTGCCCCAGTCTGGGACGGAAGATCGTCGACGGCATCTCGACGAGAACCGAGGTTGTGACGCCGGAGTGA
- a CDS encoding NADPH-dependent oxidoreductase, producing the protein MKSDTNPVIASLRSHRSVRRFTKEPITDEQLETIITTAQQSSTSSNLQSYSVVVVRDQAKKEKLSELCGRQRQIVDCSVFMAHCADLNRAKMVCETAGYEFKATYFEYFLTAVIDATIFAQTALAAAEGLGLGGCMIGGARNHPYEIAELLELPPLVFVTFGMTVGHPDPDHQYGVRPRLPSDGVVHYERYDSEHLKPAMSTYDETMRATGIYDKRRIDLGARVPGWTDRTPPGQYGWIEHSARRLIDPAAQRVPLRPFLNAQGFELK; encoded by the coding sequence ATGAAATCGGACACCAACCCCGTCATCGCCTCCCTGCGCTCGCATCGTTCGGTGCGACGGTTCACCAAGGAGCCGATCACCGACGAGCAGTTGGAGACGATCATCACGACCGCGCAACAGTCATCGACGTCGTCAAATCTGCAGTCGTACTCAGTGGTTGTCGTGCGCGATCAGGCGAAGAAAGAAAAACTCTCGGAGCTCTGCGGGCGGCAACGGCAGATCGTCGATTGTTCGGTATTCATGGCGCACTGCGCCGACCTCAATCGTGCGAAGATGGTCTGCGAGACAGCGGGGTATGAGTTCAAGGCAACGTACTTCGAGTATTTCCTGACGGCGGTCATCGACGCCACGATCTTCGCGCAGACGGCATTGGCGGCCGCCGAAGGACTGGGCCTGGGCGGCTGCATGATCGGCGGCGCGCGCAACCATCCGTATGAAATCGCCGAACTGCTTGAACTTCCGCCGTTGGTATTCGTGACGTTCGGCATGACTGTGGGACACCCCGATCCTGACCACCAGTACGGTGTGCGACCGCGATTGCCATCAGACGGCGTCGTCCATTACGAGCGTTACGATTCGGAGCATCTCAAGCCGGCAATGAGCACGTATGATGAGACCATGCGCGCGACGGGGATTTATGACAAGCGCCGGATCGACCTGGGCGCGCGCGTCCCCGGCTGGACCGACCGGACGCCGCCGGGCCAGTACGGCTGGATCGAGCATTCCGCGCGCCGTTTGATCGACCCGGCCGCCCAGCGAGTCCCGCTGCGCCCGTTCTTAAACGCGCAGGGGTTCGAATTGAAGTGA
- a CDS encoding type 1 glutamine amidotransferase domain-containing protein → MASPSKTVGILAESEYQTLEVWYPLLRLREAGHNVIVIGSGTSNTYRSKDGYPVTVDRPAGSVAADDLDALVIPGGWAPDKMRQHPAMVDLVRQVYAAGKPVAAICHAGWMLVSAGICRGKKLTSFVAIRDDLIAAGANWVDEECVVDGNLITSRKPDDLPAFMKTLLGQLTR, encoded by the coding sequence ATGGCCTCGCCAAGCAAAACGGTCGGAATCCTGGCCGAGAGCGAATACCAAACCCTGGAAGTCTGGTATCCCCTACTGCGTCTGCGAGAAGCGGGCCACAATGTCATCGTCATCGGCAGCGGCACTTCCAACACGTACAGGAGCAAGGACGGCTATCCGGTTACGGTCGATCGTCCCGCCGGGTCGGTTGCGGCCGATGATCTGGATGCGCTCGTTATCCCCGGCGGCTGGGCGCCCGACAAGATGCGACAGCATCCGGCGATGGTCGATCTGGTGCGGCAGGTCTACGCCGCCGGGAAGCCCGTCGCGGCGATTTGCCATGCGGGCTGGATGCTGGTATCCGCCGGGATTTGTCGCGGCAAGAAGCTCACATCGTTTGTCGCGATCAGAGACGATCTGATCGCCGCGGGCGCCAACTGGGTCGATGAAGAGTGCGTCGTCGACGGGAATCTGATCACATCGCGCAAACCCGACGACTTGCCGGCGTTCATGAAGACGTTGCTCGGGCAACTGACGCGTTAG
- the serA gene encoding phosphoglycerate dehydrogenase, with the protein MPTRRRTSKTSPRVRVLIPTRLAPEGMAILKSTPRLSVISKPGLDVAGLSKALADADAVIIRSEHQFNAKLIKAAPQLRLIARAGVGVENVDLAAATARGIVVLNAPGANSIAVAELAMALMMALFRRIHLADRSLKDGAWDRSQFAGHELSGKVLGLVGFGRIGREVALRARAFGMDVIAYDPFITPAAAQAADISLVKLTELLARADVVSLHLPLTDQTRHIIGPAQLKRMKPGAYVINTARGGIIDEGALRTALQRGTIAGCALDVFEHEPPNDRWFAGMDNVIVTPHLGAATTESQTKVSIEIAQAVCRALLEGIYQNAVNLPVGDISDLPRLQPYVDLVERMGRLLRALESGPCETLTIELGSASGGESRLMIAATLKGFLSAEVEETITLVNAAQTAAERHLKVATVDRSNLEAHTATIALEGQFGKNKRRIVGVAETGRTPKITAIDEFPLDLIPSGRVLIFTNQDRPGVIGAAGVVLGRAKINIASWVLGRRHRGGTALGIVTVDDPVPAAVIRELSDLPHMADVVQVTWDERENAGWAQPIDS; encoded by the coding sequence TTGCCAACGCGTAGACGCACATCGAAAACCAGCCCGCGGGTGCGCGTGCTGATCCCGACACGTCTGGCACCCGAAGGCATGGCAATTCTCAAGTCGACGCCCCGGCTATCGGTCATCAGCAAACCGGGACTGGACGTCGCCGGACTGTCGAAGGCTCTGGCCGATGCCGACGCAGTCATCATTCGCAGCGAGCACCAATTCAATGCCAAATTGATCAAAGCCGCGCCGCAATTGCGGCTGATCGCGCGCGCCGGTGTCGGCGTTGAGAATGTCGATTTGGCGGCGGCGACTGCGCGCGGAATCGTGGTGCTCAATGCCCCCGGCGCCAACTCCATCGCCGTGGCGGAACTGGCCATGGCACTGATGATGGCGCTGTTTCGACGAATCCACCTGGCCGACCGCTCGTTGAAAGACGGCGCCTGGGATCGCTCGCAGTTTGCCGGGCATGAACTCTCCGGCAAGGTGTTGGGGCTGGTTGGATTCGGACGCATCGGCCGCGAGGTCGCATTGCGCGCGCGCGCGTTCGGCATGGACGTTATCGCATATGACCCGTTCATCACCCCGGCGGCCGCGCAAGCCGCGGATATTTCGCTGGTCAAACTGACCGAACTATTGGCGCGCGCCGATGTGGTCAGCTTGCACCTGCCGTTGACCGATCAAACACGTCATATCATCGGCCCCGCACAGCTTAAACGCATGAAACCCGGCGCGTATGTGATCAACACCGCGCGCGGCGGTATTATCGACGAGGGCGCATTAAGAACGGCACTGCAACGCGGGACGATCGCGGGATGTGCGCTGGATGTCTTCGAACACGAGCCCCCGAATGACCGTTGGTTCGCGGGAATGGACAATGTGATCGTCACGCCTCATCTGGGAGCCGCAACCACCGAAAGCCAGACCAAAGTCAGTATCGAGATTGCTCAGGCGGTCTGTCGGGCATTGTTGGAGGGTATCTATCAAAACGCCGTCAATCTTCCGGTCGGCGACATTTCCGATCTGCCGCGACTGCAGCCGTATGTCGATCTGGTGGAACGCATGGGGCGGCTGCTCCGGGCACTGGAATCGGGCCCGTGCGAGACACTGACTATTGAGCTGGGCTCTGCCTCCGGCGGGGAGTCGCGCTTGATGATCGCGGCCACCCTGAAGGGGTTTCTCTCTGCAGAGGTTGAAGAGACCATCACGCTGGTCAATGCGGCACAAACCGCCGCCGAGCGTCACCTGAAAGTTGCGACCGTCGATCGCAGCAACCTGGAAGCGCACACGGCGACCATTGCTCTCGAGGGGCAATTCGGCAAGAACAAGCGGCGCATTGTCGGCGTGGCCGAAACGGGGCGCACACCGAAGATCACAGCGATCGACGAATTCCCGCTGGATTTGATTCCGAGCGGGAGAGTCCTGATCTTCACCAATCAAGACCGCCCCGGCGTGATCGGCGCAGCGGGTGTGGTACTGGGACGTGCGAAGATCAATATCGCCTCCTGGGTGCTGGGACGCAGACACCGCGGCGGCACGGCGCTGGGGATTGTCACGGTCGATGATCCGGTCCCGGCGGCGGTCATCAGGGAATTGAGCGATTTGCCGCACATGGCGGATGTCGTCCAGGTGACCTGGGATGAACGTGAAAACGCAGGATGGGCTCAGCCCATTGATTCGTAG
- a CDS encoding alanine--glyoxylate aminotransferase family protein yields MPVQPLKFADHWMFIPGPVNVDRAVREAMAHPPINHRGAEFKQLFEALRPKTQWLFRTSNPVYFSTSSAVGIMEAAARNCIARRSLHLVNGAFSGSWFEISRACGKEADAQAVDWGCANRPEQLREMLMSGLYDTVCMVQSETSTSVQNPIAEMAEVLREFPDVVFCLDTVSALAASPVEVDRWGVDVCFASVQKGIALPPGFTVFSVSEKAMQRARGVAGRGFYFDFLVFEEFAQRSNTPTTPSVSHMFALNTQLDRIRAEGLENRWARHRRLAEMSQQWADERYGCYAEAGYRSDAVTAVINKGTLDIGKLNAHLAESGMVVAGGYGPLKDSTFRIGHVGETRPEQLQTLLDEIDRFANA; encoded by the coding sequence ATGCCCGTACAGCCGCTCAAATTCGCCGATCACTGGATGTTCATCCCTGGCCCGGTCAATGTCGATCGCGCGGTGCGGGAGGCGATGGCCCACCCGCCGATCAACCATCGCGGCGCCGAATTCAAGCAACTCTTTGAGGCATTGCGCCCGAAGACGCAATGGCTGTTTCGAACTTCCAATCCGGTTTATTTCTCCACATCGTCGGCGGTCGGCATCATGGAGGCGGCCGCGCGCAACTGCATCGCCAGGCGCTCGTTGCATCTGGTTAATGGGGCGTTTTCGGGAAGCTGGTTTGAGATATCCCGTGCCTGCGGGAAAGAGGCGGATGCGCAAGCAGTCGATTGGGGATGCGCGAACCGACCGGAACAACTGCGCGAGATGCTGATGTCCGGGCTTTATGACACCGTCTGCATGGTGCAATCGGAGACCTCGACATCGGTGCAGAATCCCATCGCGGAAATGGCTGAGGTGCTCCGTGAATTTCCCGACGTCGTCTTTTGTTTGGATACCGTGAGCGCATTGGCCGCGTCGCCGGTCGAGGTCGACCGGTGGGGCGTCGATGTCTGCTTCGCTTCGGTTCAGAAGGGAATTGCCCTGCCGCCGGGATTCACCGTGTTTTCGGTTTCGGAGAAAGCGATGCAACGCGCGCGCGGGGTGGCCGGGCGCGGTTTCTATTTCGACTTCCTGGTGTTTGAGGAGTTTGCGCAGCGTTCCAACACTCCGACGACACCTTCGGTTTCGCACATGTTTGCGTTGAATACGCAGCTGGACCGTATCCGCGCCGAGGGATTGGAGAATCGCTGGGCGCGACACCGCCGTCTGGCGGAGATGTCGCAGCAATGGGCCGATGAGCGCTACGGCTGCTATGCCGAAGCGGGATATCGCTCCGATGCGGTTACGGCGGTGATCAACAAGGGAACCCTCGACATCGGCAAGCTGAACGCGCATCTGGCCGAGTCGGGGATGGTCGTGGCGGGCGGATATGGTCCGCTGAAAGACTCGACGTTCAGAATCGGACATGTCGGCGAGACACGACCCGAGCAACTGCAAACACTGTTAGACGAGATCGATCGCTTTGCCAACGCGTAG